The nucleotide window GGATCGAACGGTCAGGACGGTCTCCGTACCGAATGCCGTGTGCGACGGATTCTCGGCCCAAACTTTCGACCAGGGCATTCAAGCCGTTGATCGCGATCAACGATGCCGTCCCGTTTGTCTGAGCGCAGCTCGTGCCGCCTCCGATGGCGAGCGGGGCTCGCGCAGAAGCGAAGTCATGGGCCAGACGAACGATCACCTCTCGAGGAAGTCCCGTGGCGTTCTCCACCTCATCCAGTCGAACAGAGCCATAAAATCTATGGAATGGATCGAGTGCTTTCCCCGCCGACTTGGCTCGATGAGTATCGAGAAGAAGCTGTCCGATGCCGAGAGCGAGCATCCCTTCCATGCCCGATCGAATGGGAAGCCATTGGTCGGCATTCGCGGCGGTCATCGACATCCGAGGCCCAATATGGATGTACCGGCCGCGAACCGTCGAGCGCCCCTGTCGCATGTGGCCATAGGCAATACCCATGGAGACCGGAGACAACCAGTGTTCGAGAAAGGGGGCGCCGAAGGAGAGCAGATAGTCCGTCTGAGCCAGGTCGTAGAACGGCGCCTCGTCGGAGCCTACGCTCTCATGCCATGCGGCATGCAGCGGCAATTCGGCATCCGGCGCATAGAAGTAGAGCTTGCCCCCCAAAGAATCCATAAAGTCCGACAACAATCCGGCAAGCGTTCCGGAAAGCGGCCTGGTTACCATCAGCGGCGGCACCCTCCTATTTTGGAGAGCCTGCGCGCAACGTCGCAGGCCTTCTTCCCATTCTATTGGGATAAATGTTCTTTCCCCTCGACGGCCTTCTCGTTGAAACGGCCCTCGAAGCCGATCAGGATTGTAGAGACCTTGTAATGAGGCCTGTCCTCTTGCACAGAGCTTCCCATGATTCACCGGATGATCGGGGTTGCCCTCGATCTTTTTGGCTCGGCCCTCCATGGCGCGGACAATCACGCCGCATCCGGCAGAACATTCCCTGCACACGGAGGCGTACCAATCGGCGACGCCTGGCACGATCTCTTCATCCGGCAGGAGGTACGGGACCACGCGATGCGCCGCGCGCTCACAGCCTGGCAGGGTCGAGCTCAATGCGGCCAATGCCGCCGTCTTGAGAAAAGTACGTCGTTTCAAATCCATCTCAAATCGTAGTCCTCACGACACAGTCCTCGCTTCATTTGTGGCATGTCCAACAATCCAGGGACGCACCCCGCTGTTGATGACAGGTCAGACACCAGCCCATTTCGTAACTGGCGGCGCGCGGTGTCAGAGACACGCGCCCCACATGACCGTGGCAATCAATACACCGCAATCGGGCCCTCAGATGCATTTCATGGGTGAAATACACAAAGTCCGGCAACCGATGCAGCCGCACCCAGGGTATCGGCTCCTGTCGTTCCCAGTACCCCAATAGTTTCCGGGTATCCGGAGTTTCTTTCATCAAGTTTCGATGGCAGCTCATGCACAGTTGAACGGACGGAACCCCCGCAGTAGCGGAGAGAGAAGCAAAACGATGGCAGTACAAACAGTCCACTTTCAGTCGCCCCGCATGCCGCGCATGACTAAACGGCACAGGTTGCATATCTTGGTCTCCTGTGTCGGAACTGCCGGCGGAATACAGCATACCCACCCAGGCGGCCATCACGCCGGTAAACAACAGCACGGCCACTGCGAGCATGATCGAGCGATGACGCGTCACAGCTCGCAAAAATGCAAGGACCAGACCCTTCCAACAATCCGGGGTGAAAGGGGGATCGAACGATCAAGCGATTAGACGATCGGACAATCTGTCCGGTTTCAGACAAGTTGACGCATGCAAAGAAAACATCCCAGTGATGAGATTGCCGAGCACGGCAACGTTGTCGTGCTTGTTTCGAAAGGCTTGCTTCATAGAGCGAGTACCCTGGGTGGAAGTCGCTTTCCCTTCCTTTTTCTTGGCGCGACGAACCGTCTGTTTTTCCGGCCGGACTCCAGATCACACGCATTGCTGCGCGTTATGACATCCGCCGACCGTTTACACCATGCTTCAAAGGAGTTCTTTTTGATCGAGCGGATTTCCGACGCATCCCTCTCCTTGCTTTGGTCTCTCCATGCCTGTTACCGACCATAACGGTGAACACCGGGCGTGGATTCCCTGCTGCCATCTATCAACTGATCCGATAGGATTCCTCGTCCGCGTCACTTCGCCCGAATATATGTCTCTGAGCGGACGGAAGCGATGACGCCTTGCTTGAGTCCTACACGATGAGAAGTAGATGACGCGCCGAGCTCCGGCAGAACACAACCTGCCGGAGCTCGGGCTCGGTGGAAGGTCCTAGGCGGCAAACACTCCTCTCGCATAGATTTGTGCAAAGCCACTGAGAGTTTGGCCGACTCGCTGCGTCTAAGACACTCGGTCGTACCCGGCGACTTTTACGAGTTTGTTGTAGACGCCGAAGAGCAAAAACGGCGCTATCCATTGGCCCACAAAGAGGCCGTCTTCCCTTTTGCCGGTGCCGTGAAAGAGCATTGAAACACCAATCGCGGCGAATGCGGCCCATAACCACACATCGGAAGGCAGCTTTGCCGTCTGCTCTTCAATGGCGCGCGCAACTTTCCCTTCGCCGTGCGCGTGAGCTTCTTGAGCGTCGCTGTTATGTTTCGCTTTCGTCATTGTTTCAGCCATCGGTACACTTCCTTTCAGATGAATAGTGAGACGAACACGAGACGTCTCGGCTATCAGACAATGTTTCAACGGCTCACAGGAGCTTTCCCCTGACCGGACCGTTCCACTATCGCTTTCTGCAACGCGAGCAGCATCGTCCGCGGCGCGTCTTCTGCTTCTACCGTCGCATCACCGGCTCCTTGCCGTTGCATCATGTCCCAGAAGATTTCCTGCGCCAGGCTAAAGAACTCAGCCTGACGATCCGTGGGTATGCCCATCAATGTCGCCAATGACGACAAGTATTCTCCCCTGCCCCGAGCCATATCTTGCGACACATGGTCGGCATTCTGATCGACGAACACCGTCAATACTTCCCGCTTTACGATCATCCCGTTATTCGTGCATCCTGACGTTCCACTGGTGATAGCAAAGGGCTGAGTGGGGACGTTCAAGGTAGACCCGAAATGCTGCATCAAGATGGATTTCGGTTGGGTTTTGAATACCATCACCCCTAACCCACAGCCGGGACCTTCTCCCCAGCCCGCCATTCCGATTGAGGTACCCATACAGACCGTGGCAAATACGGCCATCATCGCTGTTTTCATCATGGTTGAGTCCTCTTCGCTTTTGTGATCTTTCTAGTCTCTCCTGTAGAAGAGAACATTCGGCTTGAACTATAGGTGCGTCCGTAGCGCGGCGTGTAAGAGCCGGGCCTTCTCACGATGCGCATTCACGACGGGCAACATGTCATGGATCCATTGTCGCAGGTCCGGGTATGGCAACGTTTGCGCATAGCGCTCCCACTCGGACAGGGTGCTGTCGTGACCGGACACGATATGATTCATGTATGCCAGATCAAAATCATGGCCGGTCAATCGCGATAATTCGTCTATCTGTTTCTCATGATCGCGGTTGAGTCCTGGATGCAGCACCACGTGTTGATGCAATGCCAATTGTTCCACGGCCATTTTGGTCTTCATATGCTCATCGAGCATATGCGTGCTGGAATCCTTGACGCGCTCGTTCTCCGCCCTCTGGGCGGCCAGCAGACTGACCGTGATCTCGGCTTGTTGTTCTTCCGCAACCCGCATGAGAAACGGTCCCGCGTTCATGATGGTTTCAGGATTGATCGGAGCGAAGGCCACCGTAGTCGCCATGAGAACAAGCAAGGCCCATCGCGTAGACATGTGTTCCTCCCGGCTCGGCCGACAACATCAAAGCTCGACGAATTGATGGTCCTGGTTGCGACTTCTCCCGATTCATTTGATCATGCAACGGTCCCCCGCCAGGCGCCGGTTTCCTGGCCGCGTGACTCGATGAATTCCTTGAACCGCTCCAGGTCCCCTTCCACTCGTTGAGAGACCACGCCGACGGCATCTCCGGTTTTTTCGACCATCCCTTCAGGTTCATACTCGATACGAAGATTGATCTTCGCCTTGGCGGCCGACATGGGCGCGAAGGTCACCACTCCGCTGTTCTTCGCCCCTCGCTGGCTCTTCCACGCGATGCGTTGATCGGGGATCTGCTCCGTGATTTCCGCATCCCATTCCTCTTCCTTGCCGCCGATGCTGGCTTTCCAATGTAGATGTTTGTCGCCTTTTTGCAGAACCTGCACCACCCCTTCCATAAACCGAGGAAAGTCTTCAAATTGCGTCCATTGATTGTAAGCGGTATGCAAGGGCACATTGACCTCGATCGATTTTTCTATGACGGACATAGTCGCCTCCTTGTTGAATGGATTAACGGACTCGTCGGACACCGGTAGATTTTCAATCGCTTGCTTCATCGTCCATATCTCAGGTTCATCTGGTCGTCTGATCTATCCCCTGTATCTGGTCTCGTCTTTGTCTCCGGAAACCAGACAGACCTCCCGCGCCGGATAGACCTTCTATAGCTATAGCGCGCGCAGGAAGGCGACCAACGATGTTTTCTCTTCTTTTGTCAGCTTCAGTTCACCGACGATATTGAAAAATTCCACCGTATCTTCCAACGTCAAGAGCCGCCCATCGTGAAGATACGGCGGCGAATCTTTGATCCCCCGCAACGTAAAGGTCTTGATCGGTCCGTCACCTGGTTCGTCCTTGAGAAAGCGCTCGAGGCGCAGGTCATGCATCTTGTCGTCGAGGTAAAAAGGCGGAGTATGGCAACCCGCGCACTGCCCCTTGCCGAAAAAGACTTTTTCTCCCCGCATTTCCGCCTCCGTGGCCTTCTTCGGATCGAGCCGACCCGTCATGGGATCGAGCTTGGGCGCGGGAGGAAAGTCGAACATGTTCTGCATCTGCGCCATGTGACTGACTTGGATACGGTCTAAAATGTTCATCCCTTTCTTGATGGCATGGATTTGATCGCCGTTGAAATAGGCTGTTCGTTGCTCAAACTCCGTAAAATCTTCGATCGAGCGCAAGCTACGCTTGGATGAGTGGATCTGTTGGTTGAATACACCCCGTATACTGGTCGTATCGAGGCGCAAGCGCCGCTCCTCAGGCCGCATATCGGGATTCAGATGGAACTGTCCGGTCGTATGGCCATTGACATGACAGTCCAAACAGGTGACTCCGAGGCTAGGGCGGAGGCTCTTGCGGTCGTCGGTCGGGTTGAACTCCTCCTGCGGAAACGGAGTCAACAGCAACCTGAGTCCGTCAAGCTGGACGGGGGTGAGAAGATCCTTGAACAACCGATAATAATTGTTGATGGACACCACTTCTCCCCGGGACACATCGCCCAATTCCGGGCGGTTGCTGAGGAAGATCGCCGGAGGAAATTCAGGCAAAAAGGCTTCGGGAAGGTCAAAATCTACATCAACCCGCTCAAGCCGTGGGAACATGTCGATTTGCATTTGTGGGAAGACCATGCCACCAGGAGATTGCAGCGGGTGCGGCAGAGAGGGATAAGGGAAGAGTCCCTGTTTCTTGATCTCTTCCGGGTTGAGTCCGGCGAGTCGTTCCCATGTCATACCTTCAGACAAGCGGGCCGTCGGGCCGACCGGCAGCGGTTTTCCCCGGGACATCTTGGCTTCGGAATCCAGTTTTGGCTTGAGATGATACCGGCGCTCCAACAGTTTGCGATGTGTCTCCATGACCTTTGGCTTAGCGGCGATATCCTTCTTCATGATCTCTTCCGGCTCTTGCATGGGCTTCTCCGCTCCCAAGGGATCGCGGTAGAAGTCGAAACCCAAAGTCTTGCCGTCTCTCGGTTGGTCCAAGAAAGTAGGCGAAGAAGGCCGCGCCTTCTGCGCATCGAAGATGGCTGAGCGATCGTGATCCGTCTTTTTCTGCTCAGGGCGTTCGATAGGAACAGTCCGGGGCTCTTGCGCCTCGACCACCGCATCGTGGGGCGGGCGAGAAGTCTTCGGGTCCTGAGTTTCGGCTGCCGTGACAAGGTCGGTCGCATGGAAGGACAGGCCCCAGGATACGAGCGAGACGATCACGGCCGTCATCATGAGCCGCCTGGGTGAAGAACGAGTTGGTTTCATCATGTTGAGACTCCCACGTACTTAGATGGAAATTGGATAGAATTGAAGCGGCCTACGAACTATCTTCCTTATATCGTCGATAGTGGTCCCTGACGACTAGCAAACTCCCGAGGTATGGGTGAGATAGCAAAAGTGCCACCGCTCCGGAATCGCAAATGGAGCGCGGTCATCAGTCTCGCGGCGGCATGAAGTGATCCGGCGCTGGATGACGCAGCTTCAGCCATTCTTCTTGTTGGACAGGTGCCTCGACACGGTGCGCTCTAATTCATCGTTGTCCGACAGCAGCAGGCCATTGACGAAGAAAGTCGGCGTCCCTTGTACCCCGCACCGATGACCTGACCCCTCATCACGCCGCACTTTCAGTACACCGGCTCCCATATGAAGATCGTCTTTGAAGCGCGGGACGTCCAGTCCCGCCATCGCCGCGTAGCGATGGAGATCGTCTAGTGTAAGGTGCGTTTGGTTTTCGAACAGGACATCATGCATGGGCCAGAATCGGCCTTGAAGCGCGGCGGCTACGGAGGCCTCCGCCGCAAGCTGCGCATGGGGGTGTTTCTTGACCAGAGGAAAGTGCCGGTACACGAATCGGACGCGATCGGTGAATCGCGCGCGCAATCGACCGACGGCGGCGTGGGCTTGCCGGCAGTAGGGGCATTCGAAATCACAATAGGCAATGATGGTCACCGGCGCGGTCCCCTCGCCGATCACATGATCGTCCGGCAACACGATGAGGTCATCTCGATCACACCGGCTCTGGGCCACGTTGAGCATGGCGCCTACACTTTCCCTTCGCCACCGGCCAGGGAAAAGACGTCGGTCTCCATCTGTTCTTTGAATCGCTGTAAATCCTGGGCCAGCTTGGTATTTGGGTCTTCTCCGAACAACTTGGCCAGAGCGACGCCGAACTTGCCGCCCGGAGGTTCGTATTGCAGCGTCACGGTCAGCCATGTTCGATTCCCATCCTCGGTCGGCTTGAACTCTACCGACCCGGTATTGTTCACGTCCGCCCCCCGCAGTGACCTCCATCCGATGCGTTCGTTTTTCACATCGTTGATGATTTCCGCATCCCATTCGACCTTGGGCGCGCCCGGTATCGTTGTCACCACCCAATGAGACAATCGGTCATCGATGACCTGAACGGAATCAAGATGTTTCAGGATGCGTGGCAGATTATTCAACGACCGCCAAAACCGATACATGTCATCCGGCGGGCGATTGATCTCGATCGCTCGTTGCATTTTCATCGCGCGGTCCGTGCGCACCTTACGCCGACCCAAACGGCTCGTGTCGTTCGGCCGATCCGGTCGGTCGTGGCTGCTCATATCGATTCCCATGGCCCCGAACGCCGGGCAATATCCGCTCGCCGCCCGATAGAGAAGCCCGCCTCCCACTATCGCCTTGACCGCGCCGGCCCAGTTACGGCGGGATAATCCGGAGACGAGAAAGGCCATTCCCATTACGGCCGACAGTACCCGCTGTCCATCCCCGATATTTTCTCGATGAACCTCGCGATTCGTTCTGTTATTCATTCGCTCCTCCATGCGACCCTGGTGTGTGTCATCGGACGATGTGCCTGAGGGACTGGACGATGTGCCTTCCGATAGCCTTGACGACAACGGTTCCCTGGCTGGCCCCATGTATAGCCTTGCCGGCGGTGATCGCTTGCGCCGTGCCTCCACCCGACAAGACTTCCCGCGTTGCCGGCAACGTGAAGTCCCAGTCATGAGACTTCCCATCCCGGCCGTCCTGAATGTTGTATTCCATGTCGACCCTCGCCCGAATTTGCAAGAGGCCGGACTGCCTCACAATTGTCCATGGATGTATAAAAAACCGTGCTTACGCCTCCGAATGAGACGACGGCCGCGGTGCGGTCCCGTCGTCTCATGCAGCACGATGATAGCTTTCCGCTATTTCAGCGGCTTGCGCGCGTTTACCGTACCCAAAATAGGCGGCAAAAGCGGCAGTCCCGCCATGGAGCCATACATCCCATCCATGTAAAGGAACGAGACCGAATGTCATGCTGAGCAGGGGGATCGTGCCCATGACAGTCAGGATGCCGTACAACCAGGCGAGGCCCCGCGCAAAGCCGTTCGCCTTGCTCACGCTGCTTGCGGCGGATAATCCCGCAATGCCCACTCCTAGGTGAACGAGATTATGAATCCAGTTCACCGGGAAGAGGCCGAATAGAAGGCCATACCCGTCATCCGCGGATAAACCAGGCACCGCGTTTGGGTGAGGAGTGGACACGAGTAATGGGATGAATCCCATGACCCCCACCGCGAGAAATAGGACTCCGATAATTTGTGCGAAAGTTCGACTAGTCATGTGCTTGTAACCTCCACGCAGTTATGATCGCCCCCTCTGCTACGGCCTTCATGTGCGCAGTCGGCATTACAGATTTCATTCCGTGATGCGACCTAGCGACTCTCAAACAGTCTTGCAGGAACTTTGCCCATGACTTGTTCACACCGTTCGCCGGCAAACTGCGCCCGGGTAGACAAATTCACTTCCTAGGTCTTGTGAGGGTGGGTGGCGCGGGGGACTGACAAAGGACAGGCTGTCTTCTTCCGGACAACTTGTTTCCGGGCGCCGGCGCATGAGAGCCGCAATGGTAGCTGTGTCGATTGCTCAATCACTACTAACTCAAATAGGCGACGTTCCACAGGTCAGATCACTTCACGGATCTTGTTCTCAATCACGGTCTTGATAATTTCCATCCTATCCTTCTGCCCACGCGCCATGGATTTTGTGAACTGCCATGCCTGGTCGGAGCTGATTTTCCCAGGCAACGGCGGTTCGTACGGATCGACCGTGGCTTCCACGACCGCCGGTCCCTCGTGCGCAAAAGCCTCACGCAGAACAGATCCCACCTGCGCTGGGTCATCGACGGTATATCCCTTTGCGCCACATGCTCGCGCGACAGCGGCAAAGTCAATCGGCTGCAAATCCACCCCGTGCTGGGGATTGCCCTCAAATGCGATCTGTTCCCACTTGATCATGCCGAATGAATTGTTTTTCATGACCACCACTTTGACGGGGAGACGATATTTCACGATGGTGGCGAGTTCGCCCATCAGCATCGTAAGCCCTCCATCACCGGCGAAACAGACGACCTGCCGTCCAGGATGCGCCACGGCCGCTCCGATGCTATAGGGCAATCCATTCGCCATCGTGGCCAACGTCCCGGATACCGAAAATTGCATGGTGCCCCGGATTTTGATGTGCCGCGCCGCCCATGTCGTGACGGTGCCCGTGTCGCAACAGATGATCGCATCGTCCGCCAGGACCTCATTCAGTTGATGGGCGACGACCTGGGGCTTCAATGGGGTGTCGGACCGTGTCCCCCGTTCCTCCATCAGCTGATTCCACTGTTTCATATGCCCCTGGGCCCGTTCGAGAAAACTCCGGTCTCGTTTAGACTGAAGGAGCGGAAGCAACGCTCGCAAGACATCCCAACATTGACCGACCAACCCCACCTCCACCGGATACCGCAATCCGATCCGGGCCGAATCGATGTCGATCTGTACGGCTCTCGCCTGTCCTGGTTTCGGATAGAATTCGAGATAGGGAAAACTGCTCCCCGCGATAATGAGCGTATCGCACGCTTCCATCGCATCCTGGGACGGGGCCGTACCCAATAATCCGATCCCGCCGGTCGTGTATGGATGATCGTCCGGCACGACCGCTTTGCCGAGTAACGGCTTGACGATCGGGGCGCCAAGCAATTCCGCCAACGTGACGATCTCCTGGCTCGCCGCCAGACTTCCACGGCCGGCCAAGATCACGATCTTCGTGCCGGCATGGATCAACGCGGCGGCGCGCTCGAGCTGCGCTTTCCCCGGGAGGGGCAATGCTTCGCTGTACAGGTCGCCGCTGTGATCAGGCACATTGGCCTTCGATCGAGCTCCGTCGGCAGGCCAATCCTGGATATCTTTTGGAATCGTGATGTGGGCGACCGTTCTCTTCGAAAGAGCTGTTTTGATGGCCTCATCCACCACGTTGCAGACATGCGCCGGTCCCATGACCCGCTCGCTGTACGAGGCGACATCACTGAAGACTCGTTCCAAAGACACATCTTGTTGATAATGGGTGCCGATGAGATCGTGAAACGTATGGCCCGTAATCGCCAAGACCGGCTGACCGTCGAATTTGGCATCGTACAGGCCGTTCAGGAGGTGGACCCCGCCTGGTCCTGATGTCGCGAGGCAGACTCCCAGCTTCCGAGCGAACTTCGCATAGCCGCATGCGGCGAGCGCCGCGGCTTCCTCATGTCGCACTTGAATGAGCCTGATCTCGTCGCGATGGGTCCGCAATGCTTCGTAAATGCCGTTGATGCCGTCTCCGGGCAGGGCGAAGATGGTGTCGACCTTCCAGGCGATCAAGCGCTCGACCAGCAAGTCGGCAACTGTGTGTGTCATAAAGTAAGGCCTTTCACCATAGGAGATCTGAAGACCAGGTTGAGCGGAAGAGGCCGTGCCTCGCTTTTCACAGCCGGCCGATCACTACGTGATCGATGTATACGGCATGACGTCCACCATCTCTCTACACGATCAATGAGCAAGCAACCGTTTGAGCTCGCTCGCGTTTTGCACGGCGTAACCAGCCTCGTCGTTGTCGAAATAGACGTATGCAGCCGACAGTTGTTGACTCCACCGATCGAGCCGGCGAGCCCACGCTCGCATCGCAGCCGATGAATACTTGCCTTGATACCGCCGCTCCGGTCCGTGCAGGCGCACATAGGCGAAGTCGGCCGTGACGACCATCGGCGTTCGAAATCCCCCCAGCTCATAGAGACAGAAGGCTGCGTTGTGATGCCGCAACGTTCGATACACAGCCGAGGAATGCCAGCTCGCGTCTCGGAATTCGAAACTGTAGCGATACCCCGGCGGCAAGGCTTCGAGAAACGCGGTCAGACGTTCGACGTTGCAGTGCCAACGAGGCGGCAATTGAAACAGGATCGGCCCCAATTTGTGTCCAAGCCGATCGATCAACGGCATGAATCGTTCGAGAATCGTATCGGGATCCGTCAATTTCTTTCGATGCGTAATGAACCGGCTCCCCTTGACGGAGAAACGGAAATTGTCCGGAGTCGTCCTGCCCCAGGTCTCCAAGATGCCTGCCGTCGGGAGATGGTAGAAACTATTGT belongs to Candidatus Nitrospira nitrificans and includes:
- a CDS encoding molybdopterin-containing oxidoreductase family protein yields the protein MKRRTFLKTAALAALSSTLPGCERAAHRVVPYLLPDEEIVPGVADWYASVCRECSAGCGVIVRAMEGRAKKIEGNPDHPVNHGKLCARGQASLQGLYNPDRLRGPFQREGRRGERTFIPIEWEEGLRRCAQALQNRRVPPLMVTRPLSGTLAGLLSDFMDSLGGKLYFYAPDAELPLHAAWHESVGSDEAPFYDLAQTDYLLSFGAPFLEHWLSPVSMGIAYGHMRQGRSTVRGRYIHIGPRMSMTAANADQWLPIRSGMEGMLALGIGQLLLDTHRAKSAGKALDPFHRFYGSVRLDEVENATGLPREVIVRLAHDFASARAPLAIGGGTSCAQTNGTASLIAINGLNALVESLGRESVAHGIRYGDRPDRSIPWLTERRVFELVEKQEKAGAGPVLLLYGCNPLFTMPPSVPIKSLFERASFIVSFSSFLDESTETAELLLPDRDALESWGDHVPETTTPAIGLSQPVVTPLYDTRQIGDTILDVSRRLNLGHAQGPTFYDLLRERWKTFLADKPHEETPDWFDKAWVASLRQGGWWAEQSRSEPPLTFAPSRAFETANFSGGEREFPFVLHPYPSMAIGHGEGANRPWLQECPDTLTTVVWGSWVEVNPIAAKDLGIQQGDMVRVISPFGSLEAPAVLFPGIRPDVVAMPLGQGHSSYGRYAKNRGVNPIELLAPVLDNVTGTLAAGATRVRIERTGAKGRLVTLERPAMEQSDLIEIERQHGA
- a CDS encoding cytochrome c3 family protein translates to MTRHRSIMLAVAVLLFTGVMAAWVGMLYSAGSSDTGDQDMQPVPFSHARHAGRLKVDCLYCHRFASLSATAGVPSVQLCMSCHRNLMKETPDTRKLLGYWERQEPIPWVRLHRLPDFVYFTHEMHLRARLRCIDCHGHVGRVSLTPRAASYEMGWCLTCHQQRGASLDCWTCHK
- a CDS encoding DUF3015 family protein, with translation MMKTAMMAVFATVCMGTSIGMAGWGEGPGCGLGVMVFKTQPKSILMQHFGSTLNVPTQPFAITSGTSGCTNNGMIVKREVLTVFVDQNADHVSQDMARGRGEYLSSLATLMGIPTDRQAEFFSLAQEIFWDMMQRQGAGDATVEAEDAPRTMLLALQKAIVERSGQGKAPVSR
- a CDS encoding DUF4142 domain-containing protein — translated: MSTRWALLVLMATTVAFAPINPETIMNAGPFLMRVAEEQQAEITVSLLAAQRAENERVKDSSTHMLDEHMKTKMAVEQLALHQHVVLHPGLNRDHEKQIDELSRLTGHDFDLAYMNHIVSGHDSTLSEWERYAQTLPYPDLRQWIHDMLPVVNAHREKARLLHAALRTHL
- a CDS encoding SRPBCC family protein, translated to MSVIEKSIEVNVPLHTAYNQWTQFEDFPRFMEGVVQVLQKGDKHLHWKASIGGKEEEWDAEITEQIPDQRIAWKSQRGAKNSGVVTFAPMSAAKAKINLRIEYEPEGMVEKTGDAVGVVSQRVEGDLERFKEFIESRGQETGAWRGTVA
- a CDS encoding DsbA family protein; this encodes MLNVAQSRCDRDDLIVLPDDHVIGEGTAPVTIIAYCDFECPYCRQAHAAVGRLRARFTDRVRFVYRHFPLVKKHPHAQLAAEASVAAALQGRFWPMHDVLFENQTHLTLDDLHRYAAMAGLDVPRFKDDLHMGAGVLKVRRDEGSGHRCGVQGTPTFFVNGLLLSDNDELERTVSRHLSNKKNG
- a CDS encoding SRPBCC family protein; protein product: MNNRTNREVHRENIGDGQRVLSAVMGMAFLVSGLSRRNWAGAVKAIVGGGLLYRAASGYCPAFGAMGIDMSSHDRPDRPNDTSRLGRRKVRTDRAMKMQRAIEINRPPDDMYRFWRSLNNLPRILKHLDSVQVIDDRLSHWVVTTIPGAPKVEWDAEIINDVKNERIGWRSLRGADVNNTGSVEFKPTEDGNRTWLTVTLQYEPPGGKFGVALAKLFGEDPNTKLAQDLQRFKEQMETDVFSLAGGEGKV
- a CDS encoding DUF4383 domain-containing protein, translated to MTSRTFAQIIGVLFLAVGVMGFIPLLVSTPHPNAVPGLSADDGYGLLFGLFPVNWIHNLVHLGVGIAGLSAASSVSKANGFARGLAWLYGILTVMGTIPLLSMTFGLVPLHGWDVWLHGGTAAFAAYFGYGKRAQAAEIAESYHRAA
- a CDS encoding thiamine pyrophosphate-dependent enzyme, whose product is MTHTVADLLVERLIAWKVDTIFALPGDGINGIYEALRTHRDEIRLIQVRHEEAAALAACGYAKFARKLGVCLATSGPGGVHLLNGLYDAKFDGQPVLAITGHTFHDLIGTHYQQDVSLERVFSDVASYSERVMGPAHVCNVVDEAIKTALSKRTVAHITIPKDIQDWPADGARSKANVPDHSGDLYSEALPLPGKAQLERAAALIHAGTKIVILAGRGSLAASQEIVTLAELLGAPIVKPLLGKAVVPDDHPYTTGGIGLLGTAPSQDAMEACDTLIIAGSSFPYLEFYPKPGQARAVQIDIDSARIGLRYPVEVGLVGQCWDVLRALLPLLQSKRDRSFLERAQGHMKQWNQLMEERGTRSDTPLKPQVVAHQLNEVLADDAIICCDTGTVTTWAARHIKIRGTMQFSVSGTLATMANGLPYSIGAAVAHPGRQVVCFAGDGGLTMLMGELATIVKYRLPVKVVVMKNNSFGMIKWEQIAFEGNPQHGVDLQPIDFAAVARACGAKGYTVDDPAQVGSVLREAFAHEGPAVVEATVDPYEPPLPGKISSDQAWQFTKSMARGQKDRMEIIKTVIENKIREVI
- a CDS encoding DUF72 domain-containing protein, with amino-acid sequence MELRIGTSGWHYRHWRGPYYPEKLPSAHMLKFYVRDFDSVEINNSFYHLPTAGILETWGRTTPDNFRFSVKGSRFITHRKKLTDPDTILERFMPLIDRLGHKLGPILFQLPPRWHCNVERLTAFLEALPPGYRYSFEFRDASWHSSAVYRTLRHHNAAFCLYELGGFRTPMVVTADFAYVRLHGPERRYQGKYSSAAMRAWARRLDRWSQQLSAAYVYFDNDEAGYAVQNASELKRLLAH